A part of Paramisgurnus dabryanus chromosome 15, PD_genome_1.1, whole genome shotgun sequence genomic DNA contains:
- the obsl1b gene encoding obscurin isoform X3, with protein sequence MDVFGGAPRFLAYPRPVVVQSGTDAVLKCQIGGDPRPAVIWERNNEKIHPEGKYRVFEDGNVYNLIITSVTLEDSGQYICKAKNCIGETYAAATLKVEGEAQELELREENKPRFLIKPLSTRVGRGEDAMFSCKLWGKPRPEVMWEKDGKKLNEIFESTHFSVSYQDGGWFQLKIFKTRAPDGGVYTCKARNEFGESLAGAVLLVDAGPGHEDEGNRNGYTNTHWKSHQGKQRSGRQVAARHNPLPNTAKVKMFAVTEGKHAKFRCYVTGKPKPEILWRKDGRLILSGRRYLLYEDREGYFTLKVLYCKQQDNGVYVCSASNTAGQTLSAVHLIVKEPLVRFKQPLNDLQVWERDLAVLECEVPEDSVPITWYLEDRRLQPGAKYGMEEWGTKRRLTIRDIGVDDDGIYLCEMADGGRSIAEVAVKGTIVRKLPRKVDVLEGENAAFCAEVEAEEMDIHWYKDGTELRETHQTILKSFGRTHILVFVNTTTLDSGLVTFYVGRSKTSSQLRVKAARHCPPSCPIGVQINTERANAALLSWFPAQDSRKNPPSGYIIERKEVGSQEWLQCLTTDTATAVEILGDSVPCEADYRFRICSVNKYGRSGNVEFPRAVHLVPVARIQAPLQDALVPEGQDACFSIELSASVIGTWFLNGNQLQDDERFSIRRTRTHQSLRIRGVRETDNGAEITFIAYGIRDSAALYIQAPLVKFTPLSEMDRNKFVESGNPIVLYCELSNPEVPVRWYKNGVELHSTEGLHIQAEGTMRRIVIQSADFANSGVYSCDAIDDVIRFNVEVEAPPVRFSVLPDVERNKSTEAGSTMTLQCELSDPLAQVSWYKDGVKLLPEKGLDIKSEGKMRKLIVQSTEFYHSGVYSCKTRGDAVHFNVEVKAPPVRFSAVPKEKLRICNEAGCPIVLQCEISESAAQVHWHKDGDQLLVESGADFLSEGCMRTLSIQSAQLSHAGVYTCTTKDDVIKFHVDIKAAPVRFSAVPDAEKSICTEAGGCFELRCKVSDPKVHVCWFHNDVEIKTETGLDIQSEGDVRKLIVESAEPRHSGLYRCETSDDAVQFIVDIKELPVMFSALPETVKTQLFEADYSTDLHCEISDPSAKEFCYKDGVELISKSPPHIKSECTKKTLAVKTAQTSNSGWYNSVRTDDAIQFNVQDQVPAKTFLAVPEDEKTKSTDETEPVALHCEILDPVPYIYQAKDEKEKVMIQAAAKSEPEVCLDESKETVGKLPETSVFDECLIQKEPDVPIRFEMDQAELSHYEVCSGETYDDPCTVDIKEEIFRQSESEHEAEIRCEADNTKFAEERPGKNSEIQRNPSVSIPTTFRFIDEEPKLQPKTLERKISPFHVEGSNHIKMQESPLDYDVLSYKVDVEASRTNSPPICETDESLPVDPDSSSVLLIENSKHMTQDQSISCQQVGTKMISHNPTRKELVQSAETCLSAPCKTDAKDQSIVYQEKIKEHVRKEDLFTQPSEAKGVTPIESDSPVDLRISRLDSPLKDEIQLYFQNGYETQTEEGVQKTIVPASDLGHSGVHDYKTMDDDIIFKVDVKATSLQKSTTHDTERSMSIGEKDNTYYPQPELSSTMTEVSWYKEGEELHEQCDIVTHSEGTFTALVIKSDESSHSGLHACEMDEVTALCAVDPPELSVAPSVKFSTVPDSQRTKCIESGGPFKLQCEVSDPDAQVWWYKDGNEVLPQDGLIILSNGAIRTLSVETAELYHSGTYSCQTNNDGITFHVEIKAPPPKFIPVSEEETNKSTEVGSSIVLKCELSDANAQVLWCKDGTELSPNSGLDFQRDGNMRKLTVQSAQLSDTGNYTCHVPGDTISFKVHVQPPPVRFSKLPEIARNKFIEAGCPIILQCEISDPTSQVCWLKDGVQLQQQTGLDIQSEGTMRTVIIQSAEPKHSGIYSCEAVDDRIAFKVDVAVPPAMFSAVPETEKNKSFEADCPIILQCEISDPTALVQWYKDGLQLLPQSGINIQTEHTTRTLVIQSAKLSDSGFYSCNTADDISEFFVDVKAPPVTFAYISEDDLHRNIVEQDNLLLYCEVSRSDAVAQWYKDGVEIKSTDNVLVEVENVVRRLIILSAQLSDSGTYTCRAGDNALIFKVNVREPPVMIVYPKEDVHLDRHVPEEIVLSCELSRSNGKVTWYKDGQKLQESENIKLKAEGPYRRLKILHSGIEDSGEYVCDTADDSIFFNLTIKEPPVRIISPSQSQMELCQQTSERMVLSCEISRPNAVVRWYRDGLEVEESNSLILEVDSVYRRLIIPKPTVKDSAEYVCDTADDSVTFIVNIAEPPVRFIRPRKMAYGVEKLVGDTLVLECEVSRANAEVSWKREGEEIDENSNVTIIEDGASRQLIIHSAASEDAGQYVCDARDDVMDFLVKIKEPPLTIMRKADIETKLHFLESDAIVLKCEISRANGVVSWLKDNERIEGKEHFICEEEGTFRSLIVLSADLNDSGEYICHTQDDKVVFSVTVEGMTWLNKKINDDVPFCSFLPKKAPVSIIGNSEKPEHHTLNTGDDLVLQCEVSQANATVQWYHNGVLLHEDSRTHLESKHTMRKLVIPDLQTSDSGEYICDAIDDKMITMVLVQESPFQFIKKDERTNISAYEEDSVTLRATVNRANAPVKWQRGRDPIRGDRFQSTSDGNTHCLTINPLKRGDTGLYTCHVGSDEMNFSVNVRAIKVKFSKPLENVVGLKGCDVALKCELYTPKGDVQWLKDNQEIVPNRHFTIRAEGRVRSLTIHSVSEDDEGEYACESKDERTIATVVVNIPRIVEFIAELHNITVMEGENATFKCVVSPEDAHLAWFRNSQPISSNEKFHISSTGLCHVLQINNCQVSDSCKLTAEAEGVISRAILQVQEAQVFFTKSMEQAVAEEYSDVTLEVEVSHEKGEVQWMRQGVVIHPGPKFTLKQNGRKRSITIHKLVLSDRGTYSCETLHDRTQARLSVEPRKIKIRKGLAEIQTYERETSSFEVELSHSNVEAVWQKNGHALKNNNRLRMTAKGRVHSLTISNLTLDDTGTYTFSVENIRSSAKLIVKEIPVSILKKLEDSRHPEGAGVTLECELSRHNVDVKWTKNGVQLKPGKNLRIYSMGRKCFLQILKCEQGDTGIYTCDAVDAKTSCSVDVYERELEILQGLEDLDIQEDQNAVFVCEVSLDDVPGEWFKNNEKIKPTSTIKIRQEGTKHFLLICNVKGEDSGEIKFAAKNVESTAYLEVEALPANIVKPLQDKTAVEKTRVVLDCTVTNPRCSIRWYKGPNVILPSERFEICSEGCYRKLVIQQVQLEDEGTYSVQVGNYTSSAKLTVVAQSILIVNDLKDVEVIAPADACFACEVSLPEAKAPTWTLNGQTLHPGPKVVMEKLGTIHRLTLKQTSEEMSGTLCFIIGQAKSTAHLHVRSSH encoded by the exons ATGGATGTCTTTGGTGGAGCGCCACGGTTTCTGGCCTACCCTCGTCCTGTGGTTGTGCAGAGCGGTACAGACGCAGTTCTGAAATGCCAGATTGGTGGAGACCCCAGACCTGCAGTCATATGGGAACGAAACAATGAGAAAATCCATCCAGAGGGCAAATACCGGGTGTTCGAGGATGGCAATGTCTACAACCTTATCATAACTTCAGTGACGCTGGAAGACAGTGGACAATATATCTGTAAAGCCAAGAATTGCATCGGAGAGACATATGCAGCAGCTACTTTGAAAGTGGAAGGCGAGGCGCAGGAGCTGGAATTGCGGGAGGAAAACAAACCACGCTTTCTCATCAAACCCCTCTCAACTAGGGTTGGACGAGGAGAGGATGCCATGTTCTCCTGCAAGCTGTGGGGAAAACCACGGCCAGAAGTGATGTGGGAGAAAGATGGCAAAAAGTTGAATGAAATCTTTGAGAGCACACATTTTAGTGTCAGCTATCAGGATGGAGGATGGTTTCAGCTAAAGATTTTTAAGACACGGGCACCAGATGGAGGGGTGTACACGTGCAAGGCCCGCAATGAATTTGGAGAGAGTTTGGCAGGGGCCGTTCTGTTGGTGGATGCGGGACCGGGACATGAAGATGAAGGGAACCGTAACGGTTACACGAACACCCACTGGAAATCACATCAGGGAAAGCAGAGAAGTGGAAGGCAGGTTGCAGCAAGGCACAACCCGCTGCCAAACACAGCCAAAGTAAAAATGTTTGCGGTGACTGAAGGGAAGCATGCAAAGTTCCGCTGCTATGTAACCGGGAAGCCAAAACCAGAAATCTTATGGAGGAAAGATGGAAGACTAATCTTGTCGGGCAGACGGTATCTGCTGTATGAAGACAGAGAAGGCTACTTTACACTTAAAGTCCTTTACTGCAAACAACAGGACAATGGAGTCTATGTCTGTTCTGCTTCAAACACTGCAGGACAAACTCTGAGTGCTGTACACCTTATTGTTAAAG AGCCACTTGTGCGATTTAAACAACCACTTAATGACCTGCAAGTATGGGAGAGAGACTTAGCTGTTCTTGAGTGTGAGGTTCCTGAGGACTCTGTTCCAATCACATGGTATTTAGAAGACAGGAGGTTACAGCCAGGAGCAAAATATGGAATGGAGGAGTGGGGGACAAAGCGAAGACTCACAATTCGTGATATTGGAGTTGATGATGATGGGATATATCTCTGTGAGATGGCTGATGGGGGCAGAAGCATTGCTGAGGTAGCAGTCAAAG GCACCATTGTAAGAAAGCTGCCACGAAAAGTTGATGTTCTGGAAGGGGAAAATGCAGCATTCTGTGCAGAGGTTGAGGCAGAGGAAATGGACATTCATTGGTACAAAGATGGAACTGAGTTAAGGGAGACCCATCAAACCATCCTCAAATCCTTTGGAAGGACACATATTTTAGTCTTTGTCAACACCACAACGCTAGATTCTGGTTTGGTCACTTTCTATGTGGGTAGATCAAAGACATCATCTCAACTAAGGGTGAAAG CTGCAAGGCATTGTCCACCAAGCTGTCCTATTGGGGTTCAGATCAACACAGAACGAGCAAATGCTGCCCTCCTTTCCTGGTTTCCAGCACAAGATTCTCGAAAGAATCCACCTTCAGGGTATATAATTGAGAGAAAAGAGGTAGGCTCCCAAGAGTGGCTACAATGCTTAACCACTGACACTGCAACTGCAGTGGAGATCCTCGGTGACAGCGTTCCATGCGAGGCCGACTACAGATTTCGCATATGCAGTGTCAACAAATATGGAAGGAGTGGAAATGTAGAGTTCCCTCGAGCTGTTCACCTTG TTCCAGTGGCCAGGATCCAAGCACCTCTACAAGATGCTTTAGTGCCAGAAGGCCAGGATGCTTGCTTTTCTATTGAGCTCTCTGCTTCAGTTATAGGCACTTGGTTTTTAAATGGAAACCAGCTTCAAGACGATGAGCGCTTCTCCATAAGACGTACACGAACACACCAGTCCCTACGCATTCGTGGGGTACGAGAGACAGACAATGGAGCAGAGATCACCTTCATTGCCTATGGAATTCGAGATTCAGCTGCTCTGTACATACAAG CTCCATTAGTAAAATTCACTCCACTTTCTGAAATGGATCGAAACAAATTTGTGGAATCTGGCAACCCTATAGTGCTCTACTGTGAGCTGTCAAATCCTGAGGTCCCAGTTCGGTGGTATAAGAATGGTGTTGAACTTCATTCAACGGAAGGTCTACACATTCAAGCAGAAGGAACAATGAGGAGGATTGTCATTCAATCAGCTGATTTCGCAAACTCAGGAGTTTATAGCTGTGATGCTATTGATGATGTCATCCGATTTAATGTGGAGGTTGAGG CCCCACCAGTGAGGTTCTCAGTGCTACCAGATGTTGAAAGGAACAAGTCCACTGAAGCAGGATCAACAATGACACTGCAATGTGAGCTCTCAGATCCACTTGCCCAGGTATCCTGGTACAAAGATGGAGTAAAACTCCTGCCAGAAAAAGGACTAGACATCAAATCTGAAGGCAAAATGAGGAAACTGATTGTCCAGTCAACTGAATTTTACCACTCAGGGGTGTACAGCTGCAAGACAAGGGGTGATGCTGTCCACTTTAATGTGGAGGTTAAAG CCCCACCTGTGAGGTTCTCAGCTGTCCCCAAAGAAAAACTGAGAATATGCAACGAAGCAGGCTGTCCCATTGTTCTGCAATGCGAAATTTCAGAATCGGCTGCACAGGTCCATTGGCACAAAGATGGGGATCAGCTCCTTGTAGAATCTGGAGCAGACTTCCTATCAGAGGGCTGCATGAGAACGCTCAGTATTCAGTCAGCACAACTGTCTCATGCTGGAGTGTACACCTGCACAACTAAGGATGATGTCATCAAATTCCATGTGGACATTAAAG CTGCACCAGTGAGGTTCTCAGCTGTTCCAGATGCTGAGAAGAGTATATGCACTGAAGCAGGTGGATGCTTTGAACTCCGCTGTAAGGTCTCAGACCCTAAAGTCCATGTCTGCTGGTTTCACAATGACGTAGAGATTAAGACAGAGACTGGTTTGGATATTCAGTCTGAAGGAGATGTAAGGAAACTGATAGTGGAGTCAGCTGAGCCCAGACATTCTGGATTGTACCGTTGTGAAACATCTGATGATGCTGTCCAGTTCATTGTGGACATTAAAG AGCTACCAGTGATGTTCTCAGCCTTACCAGAGACTGTGAAGACCCAGCTGTTTGAAGCAGACTACTCCACTGATTTACACTGTGAGATCTCAGACCCAAGTGCCAAGGAGTTTTGTTACAAGGATGGTGTAGAGCTCATCTCAAAAAGTCCGCCTCATATCAAATCGGAGTGTACCAAGAAGACATTAGCTGTCAAGACAGCACAGACCTCTAACTCTGGATGGTACAACAGTGTGAGAACGGATGATGCCATCCAGTTTAATGTACAAGACCAAg TGCCAGCAAAGACATTTTTGGCTGTTCCCGAGGATGAGAAGACCAAAAGCACTGATGAAACGGAACCTGTTGCACTACATTGTGAGATCTTGGATCCTGTTCCATACATCTATCAGGCAAAAGATGAGAAGGAAAAGGTCATGATTCAAGCTGCAGCTAAAAGTGAACCTGAAGTTTGTTTAGATGAATCCAAAGAAACTGTAGGGAAGTTACCAGAGACATCTGTTTTTGACGAGTGTCTGATTCAGAAGGAACCAGATGTTCCCATCCGGTTTGAAATGGACCAAG CAGAACTGTCTCACTATGAGGTGTGCAGTGGTGAGACCTATGATGACCCATGCACTGTGGATATTAAAG AAGAGATTTTCAGACAATCAGAATCGGAACATGAAGCTGAAATCAGATGTGAAGCAGACAACACAAAGTTTGCAGAGGAAAGACCTGGAAAAAATTCAGAAATTCAGAGGAACCCCTCAGTCTCCATTCCTACAACCTTCAGATTTATTGACGAGGAACCAAAGCTACAACCAAAGACATTGGAGAGAAAAATTTCCCCTTTCCATGTGGAAGGCTCTAACCATATCAAAATGCAAGAAAGTCCCCTGGATTACGATGTCTTAAGTTATAAGGTGGATGTTGAAG CTTCGAGGACGAACTCCCCACCAATTTGTGAAACGGACGAGAGCTTGCCCGTTGATCCAGACAGTTCCAGTGTACTTCTAATTGAGAACTCTAAACACATGACCCAAGACCAATCTATATCCTGCCAACAAGTTGGGACAAAAATGATATCCCATAATCCCACAAGGAAAGAGCTTGTCCAGTCAGCAGAGACGTGTCTCAGCGCACCGTGTAAGACTGACGCAAAGGATCAATCCATTGTATATCAAGAGAAAATAAAAG AACATGTTCGCAAAGAGGATTTATTTACACAACCATCTGAAGCTAAAGGGGTCACGCCCATTGAAAGTGATTCTCCAGTTGACTTGAGAATCAGTCGATTGGATTCTCCATTGAAGGATGAAATACAGTTGTACTTTCAAAACGGATATGAGACTCAAACAGAGGAAGGTGTACAAAAAACAATTGTTCCAGCATCAGACTTGGGTCATTCAGGGGTTCATGACTACAAGACAATGGATGATGACATTATATTTAAGGTGGATGTCAAAG CTACATCGCTGCAAAAGTCTACCACCCATGACACTGAGAGGAGCATGTCAATTGGTGAAAAAGATAATACTTATTATCCACAACCTGAGCTATCAAGCACAATGACGGAAGTGAGCTGGTACAAAGAAGGCGAGGAACTCCATGAACAATGTGACATTGTCACCCATTCTGAGGGGACTTTCACAGCTCTTGTTATCAAATCAGATGAATCGTCTCACTCTGGACTACATGCTTGTGAGATGGATGAGGTCACCGCGCTGTGTGCAGTGGACCCACCAG AACTGTCTGTAGCTCCATCTGTGAAGTTCTCCACTGTCCCTGATAGTCAACGGACCAAATGCATTGAGAGTGGAGGACCCTTTAAACTGCAATGTGAGGTCTCAGATCCTGATGCCCAAGTGTGGTGGTACAAAGATGGGAATGAGGTACTGCCTCAAGATGGCTTGATCATTTTGTCCAATGGAGCAATAAGGACCCTCTCTGTGGAAACTGCTGAATTATATCACAGTGGAACATACAGCTGCCAGACAAACAATGATGGCATCACATTCCATGTGGAAATCAAAG CTCCACCACCGAAGTTCATACCAGTCTCAGAAGAGGAAACAAACAAATCAACTGAAGTAGGCTCATCAATTGTTTTGAAATGTGAGCTATCAGATGCCAATGCTCAGGTTCTCTGGTGCAAAGATGGTACAGAACTGTCTCCAAACTCTGGGCTTGATTTCCAAAGAGATGGGAATATGAGGAAACTAACTGTTCAATCGGCACAGCTGTCTGATACGGGAAACTACACCTGTCATGTTCCAGGTGATACCATATCATTCAAGGTGCACGTTCAAC CTCCCCCTGTTAGGTTCTCAAAACTTCCAGAAATCGCAAGAAACAAGTTCATTGAAGCAGGCTGTCCCATTATACTTCAGTGTGAAATCTCAGATCCTACTTCTCAAGTTTGCTGGCTCAAGGACGGAGTCCAACTCCAACAACAAACTGGACTTGACATCCAATCAGAGGGCACTATGAGGACAGTGATCATCCAGTCAGCTGAGCCCAAACATTCAGGCATTTACAGCTGTGAGGCTGTGGATGATCGCATAGCATTCAAGGTGGATGTTGCAG TTCCACCAGCGATGTTCTCAGCTGTTCCTGAGACTGAGAAGAACAAGTCCTTTGAAGCAGACTGTCCAATCATTCTCCAATGTGAGATATCTGATCCTACAGCCCTGGTCCAATGGTACAAGGATGGATTACAGCTCCTGCCCCAGTCTGGCATTAACATCCAAACAGAGCACACCACGCGGACACTGGTTATCCAATCAGCAAAATTATCCGACTCTGGTTTTTACAGTTGTAATACAGCTGATGATATCAGCGAATTTtttgtggatgttaaag CACCTCCGGTGACATTTGCTTATATCTCAGAAGACGATCTGCATAGAAATATTGTGGAACAAGACAATCTTCTCCTATATTGTGAGGTATCTAGATCAGATGCTGTTGCACAATGGTACAAGGATGGAGTAGAGATAAAGTCAACCGACAATGTCCTTGTAGAGGTAGAAAACGTTGTACGCAGGCTGATCATCCTGTCAGCTCAACTTTCGGATTCTGGTACATATACCTGTCGTGCTGGAGATAATGCCTTAATATTTAAAGTCAATGTAAGAG AGCCCCCAGTGATGATTGTATACCCCAAGGAGGATGTCCACCTTGATCGGCATGTTCCTGAGGAAATTGTCCTCAGCTGTGAACTTTCACGTTCAAATGGAAAGGTGACATGGTACAAAGATGGACAGAAACTGCAGGAGAGTGAAAACATAAAGTTAAAAGCTGAGGGTCCATACAGACGGTTAAAAATTCTGCACAGTGGTATTGAGGACTCTGGAGAATATGTCTGCGACACAGCTGACGATTCAATATTCTTCAATCTAACCATAAAAG AACCGCCAGTCCGTATTATTTCTCCAAGCCAGTCCCAAATGGAACTTTGCCAACAGACATCCGAGAGGATGGTATTGAGCTGTGAAATCTCTAGACCAAATGCCGTTGTGCGCTGGTATCGTGATGGACTCGAAGTGGAGGAGAGCAACAGCTTAATACTTGAGGTTGACAGTGTCTATAGAAGACTTATTATCCCAAAACCTACAGTCAAAGACTCTGCAGAATATGTCTGTGACACCGCAGATGACTCAGTGACCTTCATTGTCAATATTGCAG AACCACCAGTTAGATTTATTCGGCCAAGGAAAATGGCCTATGGAGTGGAGAAACTGGTTGGAGACACGTTGGTCCTTGAGTGTGAGGTGTCTCGAGCAAATGCTGAAGTTAGCTGGAAAAGAGAGGGAGAAGAGATTGATGAAAACAGCAACGTAACTATCATAGAGGACGGAGCAAGTCGACAATTAATCATTCACTCGGCAGCATCAGAGGATGCAGGCCAATATGTCTGTGATGCCAGAGATGATGTAATGGACTTCCTTGTAAAGattaaag AACCCCCTTTGACAATTATGCGAAAGGCTGACATCGAGACAAAGCTGCATTTTCTTGAATCTGATGCCATCGTGCTAAAATGTGAGATCTCAAGAGCAAACGGGGTGGTCAGTTGGCTTAAAGACAATGAGAGGATCGAGGGAAAGGAACATTTCATCTGTGAAGAGGAAGGCACATTTAGATCTTTGATTGTCCTGAGTGCTGACTTGAATGACTCAGGGGAGTATATCTGTCACACACAGGATGATAAAGTCGTCTTCAGTGTTACTGTAGAAGGTATGACCtggttaaacaaaaaaattaatgatGATGTGCCTTTCTGTAGCTTTCTACCCAAGA agGCGCCGGTGTCCATTATTGGGAATTCAGAGAAGCCAGAACACCACACTTTAAACACAGGAGACGACCTTGTCCTACAATGTGAAGTATCACAAGCAAATGCTACAGTTCAGTGGTACCACAATGGAGTTTTACTACATGAAGATTCACGTACACACTTGGAAAGCAAACACACAATGAGAAAGCTTGTGATACCAGACCTTCAAACATCTGACTCTGGAGAGTATATCTGTGATGCCATTGATGACAAAATGATAACTATGGTATTGGTTCAAG AATCACCATTCCAATTCATCAAAAAAGATGAACGAACAAATATTTCAGCCTATGAAGAAGACAGTGTGACACTACGTGCCACTGTAAATAGAGCCAATGCGCCTGTGAAATGGCAGAGAGGTCGTGATCCAATCAGAGGTGATCGGTTCCAGTCCACAAGTGATGGAAACACTCACTGCCTTACCATTAACCCACTCAAGAGAGGTGATACTGGACTGTACACATGTCATGTGGGATCAGATGAGATGAACTTCAGTGTCAATGTTAGAG CAATAAAGGTGAAATTCTCCAAACCACTGGAAAATGTAGTGGGACTCAAAGGTTGCGATGTGGCTTTGAAATGTGAACTATACACGCCAAAAGGAGATGTTCAGTGGCTGAAGGACAACCAAGAGATTGTGCCAAATAGACATTTTACAATCCGGGCTGAGGGCCGTGTGAGAAGCCTCACGATACACAGTGTATCAGAAGATGACGAGGGAGAATATGCTTGTGAATCCAAAGATGAAAGGACAATCGCTACAGTAGTGGTCAACA TTCCCAGAATTGTGGAGTTTATAGCGGAGCTGCACAACATCACTGTCATGGAAGGAGAAAATGCCACATTTAAGTGTGTGGTGTCTCCAGAGGACGCACACTTGGCCTGGTTTAGAAACAGCCAGCCAATTTCATCAAACGAAAAGTTCCACATTTCAAGCACTGGATTATGCCATGTGCTGCAGATCAATAATTGCCAAGTGTCAGACAGCTGCAAGCTGACTGCTGAGGCTGAAGGTGTGATTTCCAGAGCAATCCTACAGGTCCAAG AGGCACAGGTTTTTTTTACGAAAAGCATGGAGCAGGCGGTGGCAGAAGAATACAGCGATGTGACGTTGGAGGTGGAGGTCAGCCATGAGAAAGGGGAAGTGCAGTGGATGAGACAAGGAGTAGTTATACATCCAGGGCCCAAGTTCACCCTGAAGCAGAATGGCCGAAAACGCTCTATCACAATCCACAAGCTCGTCCTTTCAGATCGGGGCACCTACAGCTGCGAAACGCTCCATGACCGCACGCAAGCCAGGCTTAGTGTGGAAC CAAGAAAAATCAAGATCCGAAAGGGTCTAGCTGAGATCCAGACTTATGAGCGAGAGACATCCTCTTTTGAGGTGGAGCTCTCTCATAGCAACGTAGAGGCTGTGTGGCAGAAGAATGGACACGCtctaaaaaacaacaaccgTTTGCGTATGACTGCAAAGGGACGGGTGCACAGCCTCACCATCTCCAACCTGACCTTAGATGACACTGGCACTTACACATTCTCTGTTGAGAACATCAGATCATCAGCGAAATTGATTGTTAAAG AAATCCCAGTATCAATTTTGAAAAAGCTTGAGGATAGTAGGCACCCAGAGGGCGCTGGAGTTACCCTTGAATGCGAGCTGTCACGTCATAACGTAGACGTAAAGTGGACAAAG AATGGAGTTCAGCTTAAGCCAGGAAAAAATCTTCGTATATACTCAATGGGAAGAAAATGCTTTCTACAGATCCTAAAGTGTGAACAGGGAGATACTGGTATATATACGTGCGATGCCGTGGATGCTAAAACATCCTGTTCAGTGGATGTATATG AAAGGGAGCTTGAGATATTGCAGGGTTTAGAGGATCTGGATATCCAAGAAGATCAGAATGCTGTGTTCGTGTGTGAAGTGTCCCTAGATGATGTTCCTGGAGAGTGGTTTAAAAACAATGAGAAGATTAAACCAACCAGCACCATTAAGATCCGCCAGGAAG GTACTAAGCACTTCCTCCTTATATGCAATGTCAAAGGAGAAGACTCTGGGGAGATCAAGTTTGCTGCCAAGAATGTTGAGTCGACAGCTTACCTTGAGGTTGAAG caCTGCCAGCAAACATTGTGAAGCCACTTCAGGATAAAACCGCTGTGGAGAAAACTCGTGTCGTGCTGGATTGCACGGTGACAAATCCCCGTTGCAGTATTCGCTGGTATAAGGGACCGAATGTCATCCTGCCCTCCGAGCGCTTTGAGATCTGCAGCGAGGGATGTTACCGAAAACTTGTGATTCAGCAGGTCCAGCTTGAGGATGAGGGCACCTATAGTGTTCAAGTTGGAAACTACACATCCTCAGCTAAACTTACTGTAGTAG CTCAGTCAATCCTCATAGTGAATGATCTTAAGGATGTGGAGGTAATTGCTCCTGCGGATGCATGCTTTGCATGTGAAGTGTCTTTGCCTGAGGCCAAGGCTCCTACCTGGACACTGAATGGACAGACGCTGCATCCGGGTCCCAAAGTTGTCATGGAGAAACTGGGAACCATCCATAGGCTCACTCTCAAACAGACGTCAGAGGAGATGAGTGGCACGCTCTGCTTTATCATTGGACAAGCCAAAAGCACTGCACATCTGCATGTCAGAA GTAGCCATTGA